A region of Rhodoferax potami DNA encodes the following proteins:
- a CDS encoding alpha/beta hydrolase: MASDSTLSTFTANDGDNLAVQDWPLEPGVPVRGVVLIVHGLGEHAGRYQHVAEQLNQWGFAVRGYDQCGHGESSGLPGSLRSDTRLLDDLADLVDSTRARFKPGTPLIVLGHSMGGLVAGRFVSLGLRKIDALVLSSPAFNPGMNAFQKFLVSVLPKIVPNLRVGNGLNAAHISHDPAVVRAYLEDRLVHDRISARLAQFIATQGEATLQAAPSWTVPTLLMYAGDDRLVNPQGSRDFAAAAPASLVKSVCFDGFFHEIFNEPDATPVFNTLRDWLDKRF, encoded by the coding sequence ATGGCCTCTGATTCGACTCTCAGCACATTTACCGCCAATGACGGTGACAACCTGGCCGTGCAGGACTGGCCGCTGGAGCCCGGTGTTCCAGTGCGCGGTGTGGTCCTCATCGTGCATGGCTTGGGCGAACATGCGGGCCGCTACCAGCATGTAGCGGAGCAGCTGAATCAATGGGGCTTTGCGGTTCGCGGCTATGACCAATGCGGCCATGGTGAAAGCTCCGGCCTTCCTGGTAGCTTGCGGTCGGATACACGGCTTCTGGATGATTTGGCCGATCTCGTGGACTCCACGAGGGCACGCTTCAAACCCGGCACGCCTTTGATTGTGCTGGGACACAGCATGGGCGGCTTGGTCGCAGGCCGCTTTGTCTCGCTGGGGCTGCGCAAGATCGATGCCTTGGTGCTGTCTTCGCCGGCCTTCAATCCCGGCATGAATGCCTTCCAAAAATTTCTGGTCTCGGTATTGCCCAAGATCGTGCCCAACTTGCGTGTGGGCAATGGCCTGAATGCGGCGCACATCTCGCACGACCCTGCTGTGGTCCGCGCGTACCTCGAAGACCGGCTGGTGCATGACCGGATTTCGGCGCGTCTGGCGCAATTCATTGCGACGCAGGGCGAGGCGACCTTGCAGGCAGCCCCTTCATGGACCGTGCCCACGCTCTTGATGTATGCCGGGGATGATCGTTTGGTCAACCCCCAAGGTAGCCGCGACTTTGCCGCTGCAGCCCCCGCCTCGTTGGTGAAGTCAGTCTGTTTTGACGGTTTTTTCCATGAGATTTTCAATGAGCCCGATGCCACGCCGGTTTTTAATACCTTGCGTGATTGGCTGGACAAGCGCTTTTGA
- a CDS encoding helix-turn-helix domain-containing protein: MEKTNMSKSFGQLYAKVESTPAYQAEKLAVSFLAELNAFMQAHGLTNADLARRVGVSPAYITKVFRGPSNMSIETLTKLADAVGCKVHLHLANHSADVRWFDVFQQRTVNRGIDPQAADFMRVMNELQPISEAENDEKFAFAA; this comes from the coding sequence TTGGAGAAAACAAATATGAGTAAGAGTTTTGGTCAGTTGTATGCAAAAGTGGAGTCCACACCGGCCTATCAAGCAGAAAAACTGGCTGTGTCCTTTCTCGCCGAACTCAATGCATTTATGCAAGCGCACGGGTTGACTAACGCGGACTTGGCGCGACGGGTGGGCGTGTCCCCGGCGTATATCACCAAGGTGTTTCGTGGGCCTTCCAACATGTCAATTGAAACTCTGACCAAGCTGGCAGACGCGGTTGGTTGCAAGGTGCACCTGCACTTGGCCAACCATAGCGCCGATGTGCGCTGGTTCGACGTTTTCCAGCAACGCACTGTGAATCGTGGAATTGATCCACAGGCTGCAGATTTCATGCGTGTCATGAATGAGCTTCAACCGATTAGCGAGGCTGAGAATGATGAGAAATTCGCCTTTGCGGCTTAA
- a CDS encoding type II toxin-antitoxin system RelB/DinJ family antitoxin, producing the protein MQAATYGKSAEVRSRIEPDLKKQSTEVLADLGLDLSGAIRLFLRQVVEVGGLPFEVRKPTPETVAAMMEARAMSAARYGSSKELFDGLDKQAGKGKARASAKKG; encoded by the coding sequence ATGCAAGCAGCAACGTATGGAAAGTCAGCCGAAGTCCGTTCGCGGATTGAGCCTGACTTGAAGAAACAATCTACCGAAGTGCTCGCCGATTTGGGTCTTGACCTGAGCGGTGCTATCCGGTTGTTTCTGCGGCAGGTGGTGGAAGTGGGGGGCTTGCCTTTCGAGGTACGCAAACCCACGCCAGAAACGGTTGCGGCAATGATGGAGGCCCGCGCTATGTCGGCGGCGCGATACGGCTCTTCGAAAGAACTTTTTGATGGTCTCGACAAACAAGCCGGCAAAGGCAAAGCGCGCGCCTCTGCCAAGAAAGGCTGA
- a CDS encoding type II toxin-antitoxin system RelE/ParE family toxin, with amino-acid sequence MKILSIQQAKFHVGAVVQEKGDGTLTCDLLDDFNDIEATYEASRNRILEYFKQVAAGGPQALNTAQCHQVDANNKIYEFIAGKLRVLFFQSAKGNLVICTHMFLKKTQKTPPKDVNKAIRAKKEYEKAENSGLVDWRKQI; translated from the coding sequence TTGAAAATCCTGTCAATTCAACAAGCCAAGTTCCATGTCGGGGCCGTTGTCCAAGAAAAGGGTGATGGCACGCTGACATGTGATTTGCTGGACGATTTCAACGATATCGAGGCCACCTATGAAGCATCCAGAAACCGCATATTGGAATATTTCAAGCAGGTGGCAGCAGGTGGTCCGCAAGCGCTGAATACAGCGCAGTGCCATCAGGTAGATGCAAACAACAAGATTTACGAATTCATCGCAGGTAAGTTACGCGTATTGTTTTTCCAGAGTGCCAAAGGCAATTTGGTCATATGCACACACATGTTCTTGAAGAAGACACAGAAAACGCCACCTAAAGACGTGAACAAGGCCATCAGGGCCAAGAAAGAATACGAGAAAGCCGAGAATTCGGGCCTCGTTGATTGGAGAAAACAAATATGA
- a CDS encoding type I restriction endonuclease subunit R: MPNFITEDQIEQALLQRLQHVCGFDVLECYTLDPADLNDGSGRLDKRDVLLPQRLREAAIRLNPDVPEATVDAALAQLADRRQAMSLVAANREVDNLLRNGISVRFDDAQGRPQQQQLRLIDFGPDGATTNKFLAVTQLWIKCTSPTALADYRRPDVLLYVNGIPLVFVELKNSNVKLKTAYTDNLTNYKHDIPQLFITNALCVLSNAVETRVGSLTGQWEHFFGWLRVNDEKEKVDRAAIAEGGTSLERLVEGLFLRHRLLDYVENFVLFHRETNKIIAQNHQFIGVNHALAQFEERNAKPAGQKGKLGVFWHTQGSGKSFSMVFYVRKIFRKLTGNFTFVVVTDRDDLDGQIYRNFLNTGTVKAADAAQPTDSEDLRKFLGKNKRLVFTLIQKFRYAKGAKYPVLSERDDIVVIVDEAHRTQYKSLAENMRAGLPNASYLAFTGTPLLGRDRKTNEWFGDYVSEYTFQQSMEDGATVPLFYQKRVPEMLVQNEDLSEEFCQIVEEENLDEAQQEKLEKRFATEMQVITRDDRLETIAKDIVFHFPRRGYLGKGMVVSVDKFTAVKMYDKLQHYWKAEIKALLGRITQTANDVEKQRLKKTVEWMRRVEMAVVVSEEAGEEEKFANRKLNIKPHRDRMARLDAQGHDIEYNFKDEGDPLQLVFVCAMWLTGFDAPTVSTLYLDKPMKDHTLMQTIARANRVSPYAIGGVEKKNGEIVDYYNVFRNMKKALKDYAQGEEGLDEPPVKDKDALFTLLDDAVEQALAYCSAIGIGLRDVLATEDVFSKVGMFNGFADVLLRNDESRRSFYVYENTVSALYEACKPEVLGRNKARVVAALAYLRGVTEALVEQQDIDKVAQRVADLLDESVVVNNADGFKAKEFEAQYQIIKRGRTWDLSRIDFDKLREDFGAAIYKNIEIADLRGFIAHKLELMLAQNSTRSPFAQRFQAIIDKYNAGGSSTEQYFEDLVQYSQDLAAEAERHVREGLTEDELEIFDLLRKDAMTQAETQKVKLAAKALLHRLKDEQPNVLVQDWYKTDQTRRRVRSAVAEVLNRELPEEGYDRAQFQSTCDNVFHLVLDYAAQGKKWAV, from the coding sequence ATGCCCAACTTCATCACCGAAGATCAGATAGAGCAGGCGCTACTGCAGCGTTTGCAGCATGTGTGTGGCTTTGACGTGCTGGAGTGCTACACGCTCGACCCCGCCGACCTGAACGACGGCTCGGGCCGCCTGGACAAGCGCGATGTGCTGCTGCCGCAGCGGCTGCGCGAGGCAGCCATACGCCTGAACCCCGATGTGCCAGAGGCCACGGTGGACGCAGCATTGGCGCAACTGGCCGACCGGCGCCAGGCCATGAGCCTGGTGGCGGCCAACCGTGAGGTGGACAACCTGCTGCGCAACGGTATATCGGTGCGCTTTGATGATGCGCAAGGCCGCCCGCAACAGCAACAGCTGCGCCTGATCGACTTTGGGCCGGACGGCGCCACAACCAACAAGTTTTTGGCGGTAACGCAGTTGTGGATCAAGTGCACCAGCCCCACCGCATTGGCGGACTACCGCCGCCCCGATGTGCTGCTGTATGTGAATGGCATTCCGCTGGTGTTTGTGGAGCTGAAGAACTCCAACGTGAAGCTGAAAACGGCCTACACCGACAACCTGACCAACTACAAGCACGATATTCCGCAGCTCTTCATCACCAATGCCTTGTGCGTGTTATCCAACGCAGTAGAAACCCGCGTGGGCAGCTTGACGGGCCAGTGGGAGCATTTCTTTGGCTGGCTGCGAGTGAATGACGAAAAAGAGAAGGTAGACCGTGCGGCCATTGCCGAAGGCGGCACCAGCCTGGAGCGGCTGGTGGAGGGCTTGTTTTTGCGGCACCGCCTGCTGGACTATGTGGAAAACTTTGTGCTCTTCCACCGGGAAACCAACAAGATCATTGCGCAGAATCACCAATTCATTGGTGTGAACCATGCGCTGGCACAGTTTGAAGAGCGCAACGCCAAGCCTGCAGGCCAGAAAGGAAAACTGGGCGTGTTTTGGCACACGCAGGGCTCGGGCAAGAGCTTTTCGATGGTGTTTTATGTGCGCAAGATTTTCCGCAAGCTCACGGGCAACTTCACCTTTGTGGTGGTGACGGACCGCGACGACTTGGATGGCCAGATTTACCGTAATTTCTTGAACACCGGCACGGTAAAAGCAGCAGACGCGGCACAACCTACCGACAGCGAAGACCTGCGCAAGTTTTTGGGCAAAAACAAGCGACTGGTGTTCACGCTGATTCAGAAGTTTCGCTACGCCAAGGGGGCCAAGTACCCGGTGTTGTCCGAGCGCGATGACATTGTGGTGATCGTGGACGAAGCGCACCGCACGCAATACAAAAGCCTGGCCGAGAACATGCGCGCCGGTCTGCCTAACGCCAGCTACCTGGCCTTTACCGGCACGCCGCTCTTGGGGCGCGACCGCAAGACCAACGAGTGGTTTGGCGACTATGTGTCGGAGTACACCTTTCAACAGTCCATGGAAGACGGTGCAACGGTGCCGCTTTTCTACCAAAAGCGTGTGCCTGAAATGCTGGTGCAGAACGAAGACCTGAGCGAGGAGTTTTGCCAGATCGTTGAAGAGGAAAACCTGGACGAAGCGCAGCAAGAGAAGCTGGAAAAGCGCTTTGCCACCGAGATGCAGGTCATTACCCGCGATGACCGGCTGGAGACGATTGCCAAGGACATCGTTTTCCACTTTCCTCGCCGGGGCTACCTGGGCAAGGGCATGGTGGTGTCGGTGGATAAGTTCACCGCTGTCAAGATGTATGACAAGTTGCAGCATTACTGGAAGGCAGAAATCAAAGCACTGCTGGGCCGCATTACCCAGACCGCCAATGATGTGGAAAAGCAGCGCCTGAAGAAGACGGTGGAGTGGATGCGCCGCGTGGAGATGGCGGTGGTGGTGAGCGAGGAAGCGGGGGAGGAAGAAAAATTTGCCAACCGCAAGCTCAACATCAAGCCCCACCGGGACCGCATGGCCCGCCTAGACGCGCAGGGCCACGATATTGAATACAACTTCAAGGACGAAGGCGACCCCCTGCAGCTGGTGTTTGTGTGCGCCATGTGGCTTACCGGCTTTGATGCGCCCACTGTCTCTACGCTGTACCTCGACAAGCCAATGAAAGACCACACCCTGATGCAAACCATTGCACGGGCCAACCGGGTGTCGCCGTATGCCATTGGCGGGGTGGAAAAGAAGAACGGCGAAATCGTTGATTACTACAACGTGTTTCGCAATATGAAGAAGGCGCTGAAAGACTACGCGCAAGGCGAAGAGGGGCTGGACGAGCCGCCCGTAAAAGACAAAGACGCTTTGTTTACCTTGCTGGACGACGCTGTGGAGCAAGCACTGGCTTACTGCAGTGCGATTGGTATTGGTCTGCGTGACGTGTTGGCCACCGAAGACGTCTTTTCCAAGGTGGGCATGTTCAATGGGTTTGCGGATGTGTTGCTGCGCAACGATGAGTCACGCCGCAGCTTCTATGTGTATGAAAACACCGTGTCGGCCTTGTACGAGGCTTGCAAGCCGGAGGTACTGGGCCGCAACAAGGCGCGGGTGGTTGCTGCGCTGGCCTATCTCCGTGGGGTGACAGAGGCGCTGGTAGAGCAGCAAGACATAGACAAGGTGGCGCAGCGGGTTGCAGACCTGCTGGACGAAAGCGTGGTGGTTAACAACGCAGACGGATTCAAGGCCAAGGAGTTTGAAGCACAGTACCAAATCATCAAACGTGGGCGGACGTGGGACTTGAGCCGCATTGACTTTGACAAACTGCGTGAAGACTTTGGCGCAGCGATCTACAAGAACATTGAGATTGCGGATTTGCGTGGTTTTATCGCCCACAAGTTGGAACTGATGCTGGCCCAGAACAGCACACGAAGCCCGTTTGCACAGCGGTTTCAGGCCATCATTGACAAGTACAACGCGGGCGGCTCATCGACAGAGCAGTACTTTGAAGACTTGGTGCAATACAGCCAAGATTTGGCGGCTGAGGCAGAGCGACATGTGCGAGAGGGGTTGACCGAAGATGAGTTGGAAATTTTCGACTTGTTGCGCAAAGATGCCATGACGCAAGCGGAGACGCAAAAGGTAAAGCTCGCTGCCAAGGCGCTTCTGCATAGGCTAAAAGACGAACAGCCAAATGTGTTGGTGCAAGACTGGTACAAAACAGACCAAACGCGGCGGCGAGTTCGCTCTGCGGTTGCAGAGGTGTTGAACCGCGAGCTACCAGAAGAGGGTTATGACCGCGCCCAGTTTCAGTCGACCTGCGACAACGTGTTTCACTTGGTATTGGACTACGCGGCACAGGGTAAAAAGTGGGCTGTTTAG
- a CDS encoding restriction endonuclease subunit S, with protein MTARDKVPFGDLLLDSKDGEWGEGAPGVGLVAADMIRGTDFAELNSPAKVLPRRYVNEKHAMRKRLQVGDIVFEMAGGTAKQSTGRSALITKAFLDQRGDTTVLCASFCRHLRLDQSKYDPQYVSYVLQALYGAGYMAVFNVQHTGVSRFQYTSFKKHTVLVMPSLAVQQKIAAILSAYDDLIANNQRRITLLERMAEDIYREWFVRLRFPGHENVKIEKGVPQGWELASLASLGTYLNGYAFDPTEWFEEGIPIIKIREMTSGITAETPRNPGQAIPSRYHFGNDEIIFSWSATLLVKIWDQGPGLLNQHLFKVTPANGVSKSFLFFSIKFSLPIFESLTTGSTMKHIKRKELETVKVMRPVPDLIERFDSVVEPILAQVLQLTKANRELIATRDALLPRLISGKLSVDALDIRFPPGMASVNA; from the coding sequence ATGACCGCTAGAGACAAAGTGCCATTTGGCGACTTGCTGCTAGATAGCAAAGATGGCGAGTGGGGTGAGGGCGCTCCTGGCGTTGGCCTTGTTGCCGCAGACATGATTCGTGGTACTGACTTTGCAGAATTGAACAGTCCAGCAAAAGTTTTGCCTCGGCGGTACGTCAATGAGAAACATGCGATGCGAAAGCGTTTGCAAGTTGGTGACATCGTTTTTGAAATGGCTGGCGGTACTGCCAAACAGTCCACTGGCAGAAGTGCACTGATTACAAAAGCCTTTCTCGACCAGCGTGGTGATACGACGGTTTTGTGCGCGAGCTTTTGTCGTCACCTCCGACTTGACCAATCGAAGTACGACCCGCAATACGTTTCATATGTTTTGCAGGCGCTCTACGGTGCGGGCTATATGGCCGTTTTTAACGTCCAGCACACAGGCGTTTCACGTTTCCAATACACGAGCTTCAAAAAGCACACGGTGTTGGTGATGCCGTCGTTGGCAGTGCAGCAAAAAATCGCTGCCATCCTCTCCGCCTACGACGACCTAATCGCCAACAACCAGCGCCGCATCACCCTGCTGGAGCGCATGGCCGAAGATATCTACCGCGAATGGTTCGTCCGCCTGCGCTTTCCCGGTCATGAGAACGTCAAGATTGAAAAGGGTGTGCCGCAGGGGTGGGAGCTTGCATCACTCGCCAGCCTGGGTACCTATCTCAATGGCTACGCATTTGACCCAACAGAGTGGTTTGAAGAGGGGATACCGATTATCAAAATTCGGGAGATGACATCGGGCATCACTGCTGAGACACCAAGAAATCCTGGTCAAGCGATACCTTCACGCTATCACTTTGGCAACGATGAAATCATCTTCTCGTGGTCAGCGACGCTACTCGTCAAAATTTGGGACCAGGGACCAGGCCTGCTGAATCAGCACTTGTTTAAGGTGACGCCCGCAAACGGGGTCTCGAAGAGCTTCTTATTCTTTTCGATCAAATTTAGCTTGCCCATTTTTGAGTCGCTGACGACCGGGTCAACAATGAAGCACATCAAGCGCAAAGAGCTAGAGACAGTCAAAGTCATGAGGCCTGTACCGGACTTGATTGAACGGTTTGATAGCGTCGTTGAACCCATCCTGGCGCAAGTACTTCAGCTAACAAAGGCGAATAGAGAGCTGATCGCTACCCGCGACGCCCTGCTCCCCCGCCTGATCTCCGGCAAGCTGTCCGTGGATGCGCTGGACATCCGCTTTCCGCCGGGAATGGCGAGTGTGAATGCGTAG
- a CDS encoding type II toxin-antitoxin system YafQ family toxin: protein MVSTNKPAKAKRAPLPRKADYTRQFGKDWEKLTHSGKQDMRRLKDVMLLLIANEGALPAEWLDHELIGEWADHRECHAKGDLLLIYKLEADSVIFVRAGTHSELFGR, encoded by the coding sequence ATGGTCTCGACAAACAAGCCGGCAAAGGCAAAGCGCGCGCCTCTGCCAAGAAAGGCTGATTACACGCGGCAATTTGGCAAAGATTGGGAGAAGCTGACCCACTCAGGTAAACAGGATATGAGGCGTCTCAAAGACGTCATGCTGCTCTTGATTGCCAATGAAGGGGCGCTACCAGCGGAGTGGTTAGACCACGAGCTGATCGGCGAATGGGCTGACCACCGTGAATGCCATGCCAAGGGTGATTTGCTATTGATATACAAATTGGAGGCAGACAGCGTGATTTTTGTTCGCGCTGGAACGCACTCTGAGTTGTTTGGCCGCTAG
- the metX gene encoding homoserine O-succinyltransferase MetX gives MLIATPQTMRFDAPLQLQSGACIHGYSLSYETYGTLNADKSNAVLVCHALNASHHVAGVYEGQDKSEGWWDNMIGPGKSVDTNKFFVIGINNLGSCFGSTGPMHTHPDTGKVYGADFPVVTVEDWVNAQALLLDALGIQTLAAVLGGSLGGMQALSWTLQYPERMRHAVVVASAPNLNAENIAFNEVARRAIVTDPDFHGGHFYEHGVIPKRGLRIARMIGHITYLSDDVMNAKFGRELKDKVLASANGYKYSTQEVEFQIESYLRYQGDKFAEYFDANTYLLITRALDYFDPAKAYGGDLSQALARTRAKFLLVSFTTDWRFSPQRSREVVKALLDNKRDVSYAEIDAPHGHDAFLLDDARYMSVMRSYFDSISTGLEVAA, from the coding sequence ATGCTGATTGCCACACCCCAGACCATGCGCTTTGATGCCCCTTTGCAGTTGCAAAGCGGGGCGTGCATCCACGGCTATTCCTTGAGTTACGAGACTTACGGCACGCTCAATGCCGACAAGTCCAATGCGGTGCTGGTGTGCCACGCCCTGAACGCCTCGCACCATGTGGCGGGTGTTTATGAAGGTCAAGACAAGTCCGAAGGCTGGTGGGACAACATGATCGGCCCGGGCAAGTCGGTCGATACGAATAAGTTCTTTGTCATCGGCATCAACAACCTGGGCTCTTGTTTTGGCTCTACCGGGCCGATGCATACCCACCCTGACACGGGCAAGGTCTATGGCGCGGACTTTCCAGTGGTTACCGTGGAAGACTGGGTGAATGCCCAAGCCCTGCTGCTCGACGCGTTGGGCATCCAGACGCTAGCTGCGGTCTTGGGCGGCAGCTTGGGCGGCATGCAGGCCCTGAGCTGGACGCTGCAATACCCTGAGCGCATGCGCCACGCGGTGGTGGTGGCCAGTGCGCCCAACCTGAATGCCGAAAACATTGCCTTCAATGAAGTAGCGCGCCGCGCCATCGTGACTGATCCCGACTTCCATGGCGGGCACTTTTATGAGCACGGTGTGATCCCCAAGCGTGGCTTGCGCATTGCCCGCATGATCGGCCACATCACCTACCTGAGCGACGATGTGATGAACGCCAAGTTCGGCCGCGAGCTCAAAGACAAAGTGCTGGCCAGTGCCAACGGCTACAAGTACAGCACGCAGGAGGTGGAGTTCCAGATCGAGAGCTACCTGCGCTACCAGGGCGACAAGTTTGCCGAGTACTTTGACGCCAACACCTACCTGCTGATCACCCGCGCGCTCGATTACTTTGACCCGGCCAAAGCCTATGGCGGCGACCTGAGCCAGGCCCTGGCTCGGACGCGCGCGAAGTTCTTGCTGGTGAGCTTCACGACCGATTGGCGCTTCAGCCCTCAACGCAGCCGCGAGGTAGTGAAGGCCCTCTTGGACAACAAGCGTGACGTGAGCTACGCCGAAATCGACGCACCCCACGGTCATGATGCCTTTTTGCTCGATGACGCCCGTTACATGAGCGTGATGCGCTCTTATTTCGATAGCATTTCCACGGGTTTGGAGGTGGCAGCATGA
- the metW gene encoding methionine biosynthesis protein MetW, translating into MTDLNTLHAIASLVPEGSRVLDLGCGDGALLDHLQRERGCSGYGVELDDANVLACVKRGVNVLQLNLDQGLTVFEDASFDVVLQIDTLQHLRNAETMLRETARVGRVGIVAFPNFAHWPNRLSILQGRMPVTKRLPYQWYDTPNIRVGTHADLEVLAARNGLRVLDSFGLQDGRTVRWLPNLRAGTSVYKLAR; encoded by the coding sequence ATGACCGACTTGAATACCTTACATGCGATTGCCAGCTTGGTGCCTGAAGGCTCGCGCGTGCTGGACCTCGGTTGCGGCGACGGCGCCCTGCTGGACCACCTGCAGCGCGAGCGCGGCTGCAGCGGTTACGGCGTGGAGCTGGACGATGCCAATGTGCTGGCCTGCGTGAAGCGCGGCGTGAATGTGCTGCAGCTCAACCTTGACCAAGGCCTCACCGTGTTTGAGGACGCCAGCTTCGATGTAGTGCTGCAGATCGACACCCTGCAACACCTGCGCAACGCCGAGACCATGTTGCGTGAAACCGCTCGCGTGGGGCGGGTCGGTATCGTGGCATTTCCCAACTTTGCCCATTGGCCCAACCGCCTGAGCATCTTGCAGGGGCGTATGCCGGTGACCAAGCGCCTGCCTTACCAGTGGTACGACACGCCCAACATTCGCGTGGGCACCCATGCGGACCTCGAGGTATTGGCAGCGCGCAATGGATTGCGCGTGTTGGATAGTTTTGGCTTGCAGGACGGTCGCACGGTGCGTTGGTTGCCGAACTTGCGGGCCGGCACTTCGGTGTACAAATTGGCGCGTTAG
- a CDS encoding M20/M25/M40 family metallo-hydrolase has product MNARVPSSVFDTAQALDHVSAAWDQDIVHRLTDYIRIPAKSPMFDPDWASAGLLDTVVRNTAQWIEAQKVPGLTLEVIRLEGRTPVLFFEVEASGGEAGEQPASGQTVLMYGHLDKQPEFSGWRNDLGPWTPKYENGKLYGRGGADDGYAAYAAIAALQALKAQKLRHPRIVGLIETCEESGSYDLLHYVDALKPRLGEVGLVVCLDSGAGNYDQLWLTNSLRGMASGVLKVEILTEGIHSGDASGLVPSSFRILRQVLDRLEDSKTGHLLPSNFHCEVPVQRMQQAQATAAILGDELFKRFPWAHYDCGGATTFALPTTSDPLEALLKRTWQPTLSVTGADGFPDIQNAGNVLRPYTAFKLSLRLPPLVEASAAVQELKALLEDNAPYQAKVTFEGLSSATGWNAPDTAPWFDAALNDASNAHFGAPCGHIGQGGTIPLMNMLSKGFPKAQMMVCGVLGPKSNAHGPNEFLHVPYAKKLTAAVAQVISRFP; this is encoded by the coding sequence ATGAACGCCCGCGTTCCCTCGTCCGTTTTCGATACCGCCCAAGCCCTTGACCACGTCAGCGCGGCTTGGGATCAGGACATCGTCCACCGCCTGACCGATTACATCCGCATCCCGGCCAAGTCGCCGATGTTTGACCCCGACTGGGCTTCGGCAGGCTTGCTCGATACCGTAGTGCGCAACACCGCCCAGTGGATCGAAGCCCAGAAAGTACCCGGCCTGACGCTGGAAGTCATCCGCCTCGAGGGCCGCACGCCGGTCCTGTTTTTCGAAGTCGAGGCCAGTGGTGGCGAAGCCGGCGAACAGCCGGCCTCCGGCCAGACAGTGCTGATGTATGGCCATTTGGACAAGCAGCCCGAGTTCTCCGGCTGGCGCAACGACCTCGGACCTTGGACACCCAAATATGAGAACGGTAAGCTCTATGGCCGTGGTGGCGCGGACGATGGCTATGCCGCGTATGCCGCCATTGCCGCCCTGCAAGCGCTCAAGGCCCAAAAACTGCGCCACCCGCGCATCGTGGGTTTGATTGAGACCTGCGAAGAAAGCGGTTCTTACGACCTGCTGCACTATGTGGATGCGCTCAAGCCCCGGTTGGGCGAGGTCGGGCTGGTGGTCTGCCTGGACTCCGGTGCCGGCAATTACGACCAGCTCTGGCTGACCAACAGTCTGCGCGGCATGGCCAGCGGGGTGTTGAAAGTGGAAATACTGACCGAGGGCATTCACTCGGGGGATGCCAGTGGTTTGGTGCCGTCCAGCTTCCGCATCCTGCGCCAGGTGCTGGACCGGTTGGAAGACAGCAAGACCGGTCATCTGCTGCCCTCCAACTTCCATTGCGAGGTGCCTGTGCAGCGGATGCAGCAGGCCCAAGCAACCGCAGCAATATTGGGTGACGAGCTCTTCAAGCGTTTTCCGTGGGCCCACTACGATTGCGGCGGCGCCACCACGTTCGCGCTGCCCACGACCTCCGACCCGTTGGAAGCCCTGCTCAAGCGCACCTGGCAGCCAACTCTGAGCGTGACTGGCGCCGATGGTTTTCCGGATATTCAGAATGCAGGCAATGTGCTGCGGCCCTACACCGCGTTCAAGCTGAGTCTGCGGCTGCCACCCTTGGTGGAAGCTTCTGCTGCGGTCCAAGAACTCAAGGCGCTCTTGGAAGACAACGCGCCCTACCAGGCCAAGGTGACTTTTGAAGGTCTGTCCAGCGCAACTGGCTGGAATGCGCCGGATACCGCTCCCTGGTTTGACGCAGCACTGAACGATGCTTCGAATGCGCATTTCGGTGCGCCTTGCGGCCACATCGGTCAGGGCGGCACGATCCCGTTGATGAACATGCTCTCCAAGGGCTTTCCCAAGGCGCAGATGATGGTCTGCGGCGTACTGGGACCCAAGAGTAACGCCCATGGTCCCAACGAGTTTTTGCATGTACCCTACGCCAAAAAACTCACAGCAGCGGTAGCGCAAGTGATCTCCCGATTCCCTTGA